A stretch of Synechococcus sp. WH 8020 DNA encodes these proteins:
- the ftsH3 gene encoding ATP-dependent zinc metalloprotease FtsH3, which yields MNKRWRNVGLYVLLVVVVIVVGTAFLDRPDPATAARTLRYSDFVESVQEDQVSRVLLSPDRGTAQIVETDGRRAEVNLAPDKDLLKMLTDHNVDIAVQPSRQPGAWQQAATSLIFPLLLLGGLFFLFRRAQGGGGGGNQAMNFGKSKARVQMEPTTQITFGDVAGIEGAKLELTEVVDFLKNPDRFTAVGAKIPKGCLLVGPPGTGKTLLAKAVAGEAGVPFFSISGSEFVEMFVGVGASRVRDLFEQAKKNAPCIVFIDEIDAVGRQRGAGLGGGNDEREQTLNQLLTEMDGFEGNTGIIIIAATNRPDVLDSALMRPGRFDRQVTVDRPDYAGRLQILGVHARSKTLSKDVDLDKVARRTPGYTGADLANLLNEAAILAARRQLTEVSNDEISDAIERIMVGPEKKDRVMSERRKWLVAYHEAGHALVGALMPDYDAVQKISIIPRGNAGGLTFFTPSEERMESGLYSRTYLQNQMAVALGGRVAEEIVYGEDEVTTGASNDLQQVASVARQMVTRFGMSDKLGPVALGRAQGGMFLGRDIAAERDFSEDTAATIDSEVSDLVDVAYHRATKVLNDNRSVLDELAEMLVESETVDSQELQDLLIRRDVRIAEYV from the coding sequence TTGAACAAGCGTTGGCGCAATGTGGGGCTTTATGTCCTGCTCGTAGTGGTAGTGATCGTTGTGGGTACGGCGTTCCTTGACCGTCCCGATCCTGCAACGGCAGCTCGCACGCTGCGGTACAGCGATTTTGTGGAATCCGTTCAGGAAGATCAGGTCAGCAGAGTGTTGCTATCTCCCGACCGTGGAACTGCTCAGATTGTTGAGACCGATGGTCGTCGTGCGGAGGTCAACCTCGCTCCGGACAAGGATCTTCTGAAGATGTTGACGGATCACAACGTTGACATCGCTGTGCAGCCTTCACGCCAGCCTGGCGCTTGGCAGCAAGCAGCGACCAGTTTGATCTTCCCGTTGTTGCTGCTTGGCGGCCTGTTCTTTCTGTTCCGTCGCGCCCAGGGCGGCGGCGGTGGTGGAAACCAAGCCATGAACTTTGGTAAGAGCAAGGCGCGGGTCCAAATGGAGCCCACCACGCAGATCACCTTCGGGGATGTTGCCGGAATTGAAGGCGCCAAGCTTGAGCTCACTGAGGTGGTTGATTTCCTTAAGAACCCAGATCGGTTTACTGCTGTTGGAGCGAAAATTCCTAAAGGTTGTTTGCTTGTTGGTCCTCCGGGGACGGGTAAAACCTTGCTTGCCAAGGCAGTGGCGGGTGAAGCGGGAGTGCCCTTCTTCTCGATCTCAGGTTCTGAGTTCGTTGAGATGTTTGTTGGTGTGGGTGCCAGCCGTGTCCGTGACCTGTTTGAACAGGCCAAGAAAAATGCTCCTTGCATCGTGTTCATTGATGAGATCGATGCCGTAGGCAGACAGCGTGGTGCTGGTCTCGGCGGCGGCAACGATGAGCGCGAGCAAACCTTGAACCAGCTCCTGACGGAGATGGATGGTTTTGAAGGCAATACCGGAATCATCATCATTGCCGCAACCAACCGCCCTGACGTGTTGGATTCAGCCTTGATGCGTCCAGGTCGTTTCGACCGCCAAGTCACAGTTGATCGTCCTGATTACGCCGGTCGTCTTCAAATTCTTGGCGTTCATGCCCGCAGCAAAACCTTGTCGAAGGATGTGGACCTCGACAAGGTGGCTCGCCGGACCCCTGGTTATACCGGTGCTGACCTGGCCAACCTTCTCAATGAAGCAGCAATCCTTGCCGCGCGTCGCCAACTCACGGAGGTGAGCAACGACGAGATCAGTGATGCGATCGAGCGCATCATGGTGGGCCCCGAGAAGAAAGACCGGGTGATGAGCGAGCGACGCAAGTGGCTTGTGGCGTATCACGAAGCTGGTCATGCCCTGGTGGGCGCATTGATGCCTGATTACGACGCCGTGCAGAAGATTTCGATCATTCCCCGCGGTAACGCTGGTGGTTTGACCTTCTTCACGCCGAGCGAAGAGCGGATGGAGTCTGGCCTTTACTCACGGACCTACCTCCAAAACCAAATGGCTGTGGCCCTAGGCGGTCGGGTTGCAGAGGAAATCGTCTACGGAGAAGACGAGGTCACAACGGGTGCTTCCAATGACCTTCAGCAAGTTGCTTCGGTTGCCCGTCAGATGGTGACCCGCTTTGGGATGAGCGACAAGCTTGGTCCTGTTGCTCTAGGCCGTGCACAAGGAGGAATGTTCTTGGGTCGCGATATCGCAGCTGAACGTGATTTCTCCGAGGACACGGCAGCCACGATTGATTCCGAGGTTTCCGATCTGGTTGATGTGGCCTATCACCGTGCCACCAAGGTCTTGAATGACAACCGCTCTGTCCTTGATGAGCTCGCCGAAATGCTGGTTGAAAGCGAAACTGTTGATTCACAGGAACTTCAGGATCTCTTGATCCGACGCGATGTGCGAATTGCTGAGTACGTCTGA
- a CDS encoding bifunctional 4-hydroxy-2-oxoglutarate aldolase/2-dehydro-3-deoxy-phosphogluconate aldolase, with translation MCELLSTSDRQQWLMASLRRQPLIMVLRPKESDLLGPFLQSLLCQRIDQLVDLGVHHIEVAWMDHPRWSALIAAIRLRHPTVQLGVASVTSQRGLQAVIDLDLPYAMSPLLDQGLVLMAHQHNCCLVPGVMTPTEIRQAVALGCHVVKLFPAVVLGLDYHRQIAAPMWDLPFMIAAGGLSVADLDPWLSAGYDAIALGRGVLGATNAIADLRDWLT, from the coding sequence ATGTGCGAATTGCTGAGTACGTCTGATCGTCAGCAGTGGTTGATGGCCTCGTTGCGTCGTCAGCCACTGATCATGGTGTTGCGGCCCAAGGAGAGTGATCTCCTTGGGCCGTTTTTGCAGTCACTGTTGTGTCAACGCATCGACCAGTTGGTCGATCTTGGCGTCCACCACATTGAAGTTGCCTGGATGGATCACCCTCGCTGGAGTGCCCTGATCGCGGCGATCCGGCTGAGGCATCCAACCGTTCAGCTGGGAGTGGCCTCTGTGACGTCACAACGGGGTCTCCAGGCAGTGATCGATCTCGATCTGCCCTATGCAATGTCTCCGCTCTTGGATCAGGGCCTGGTCTTGATGGCACATCAACACAACTGTTGTCTTGTTCCTGGTGTGATGACGCCAACCGAAATTCGCCAGGCGGTTGCTCTTGGTTGCCATGTTGTGAAATTGTTTCCTGCAGTTGTGCTGGGCCTCGATTACCACCGTCAGATTGCAGCCCCGATGTGGGATCTGCCCTTCATGATTGCCGCAGGCGGGTTGAGTGTGGCCGACTTGGATCCCTGGCTGTCCGCTGGTTACGACGCGATTGCCCTCGGTCGTGGCGTCCTCGGCGCAACGAACGCCATCGCCGATCTACGCGATTGGTTGACGTGA
- the aroC gene encoding chorismate synthase, whose product MGSSFGELFRISTFGESHGGGVGVIVDGCPPRLKLDLEAIQADLDRRRPGQSRITTPRKEADQVEILSGLLDGETLGTPIAMVVRNKDQRPQDYKDMEVAFRPSHADATYQAKYGIQARSGGGRASARETIGRVAAGAIARQLLRKANGTEVIAWVKRIHDLEASVDPSSVTPEQVESNIVRCPDPGMAEQMIQRIEAIGQEGDSCGGVIECVVRQANTGLGMPVFDKLEADLAKAVMSLPATKGFEIGSGFAGTLLKGSAHNDAFLPTQDGSLHTATNYSGGIQGGISNGEAIVIRVAFKPTATIRKEQQTINAAGEATTLSAKGRHDPCVLPRAVPMVEAMVSLVLADHLLRQQGQCSLW is encoded by the coding sequence ATGGGCAGCAGCTTCGGGGAACTGTTTCGGATCAGCACCTTTGGGGAATCCCATGGGGGAGGCGTCGGCGTCATTGTGGATGGCTGCCCGCCCAGGCTGAAATTAGATCTAGAAGCCATTCAGGCAGACCTCGATCGCAGACGTCCGGGTCAAAGTCGCATCACCACACCGAGGAAAGAAGCTGACCAGGTCGAGATCCTGAGCGGATTACTGGATGGGGAAACCCTGGGCACACCGATTGCGATGGTGGTGCGCAACAAGGACCAACGCCCTCAGGACTACAAAGACATGGAAGTGGCCTTTCGCCCATCCCATGCCGATGCCACCTATCAAGCGAAATACGGCATCCAGGCCCGCAGCGGCGGCGGCAGAGCCTCGGCCCGGGAAACGATTGGACGGGTAGCAGCGGGAGCGATCGCCAGGCAGCTTCTTAGGAAAGCCAATGGCACCGAAGTGATCGCTTGGGTGAAGCGAATCCATGATCTCGAGGCGAGCGTTGATCCCAGCTCAGTCACGCCGGAACAAGTGGAAAGCAACATCGTGCGCTGCCCTGATCCAGGAATGGCCGAACAGATGATTCAACGCATTGAAGCCATCGGCCAAGAGGGAGATTCCTGCGGCGGAGTGATTGAGTGCGTGGTGAGGCAAGCGAACACGGGGCTGGGGATGCCCGTCTTCGACAAGTTAGAAGCTGACCTCGCCAAAGCCGTGATGTCACTGCCCGCCACCAAAGGCTTTGAAATCGGATCGGGCTTTGCCGGAACGCTGCTGAAGGGCAGTGCCCACAACGATGCTTTCCTACCCACCCAGGATGGAAGCTTGCATACGGCTACCAACTATTCCGGAGGCATTCAGGGAGGAATCAGCAATGGGGAAGCGATTGTGATCCGAGTGGCCTTCAAGCCAACGGCCACCATCCGCAAGGAGCAACAGACCATCAACGCGGCAGGGGAGGCGACCACGCTCTCAGCGAAAGGACGCCACGACCCTTGCGTCTTACCAAGAGCCGTTCCGATGGTGGAAGCCATGGTGTCCTTGGTTCTTGCCGATCACCTGCTCAGGCAGCAAGGGCAATGCAGCCTTTGGTGA
- a CDS encoding cupin domain-containing protein, producing the protein MNKRNPSEVVEKLVEEWKLQPHPEGGWYRELHRSSVLVVRPDQQQRCGISTILYLLDSGSLSRWHRVSHADEVWTHLQGAPLSLWCLKPKADQATREVLSMHNPVQVIPADHWQAAKAEGPYCLVSCCVGPGFSFEDFTMLRDLPDSERPKGAHPDLI; encoded by the coding sequence TTGAACAAACGCAACCCTTCAGAAGTCGTTGAAAAGCTGGTAGAAGAATGGAAGCTGCAACCCCATCCAGAGGGCGGCTGGTATCGCGAGCTGCATCGAAGCTCTGTGCTTGTGGTTCGACCTGATCAGCAACAGCGCTGTGGCATCAGCACAATCTTGTATCTCTTGGATTCAGGATCGCTCAGTCGCTGGCACAGGGTGAGCCATGCCGATGAGGTGTGGACCCATCTACAAGGAGCACCCCTCAGTCTGTGGTGCCTTAAGCCCAAGGCTGATCAGGCCACTCGAGAGGTGTTGTCGATGCATAACCCTGTTCAAGTCATTCCAGCGGATCACTGGCAGGCCGCCAAAGCCGAAGGTCCTTACTGCCTGGTGAGTTGTTGTGTTGGGCCTGGGTTCAGCTTTGAAGATTTCACCATGCTCAGAGATCTTCCAGACAGCGAACGCCCAAAGGGAGCGCATCCTGATCTGATCTGA
- a CDS encoding methyltransferase domain-containing protein, with translation MAESSFSKAASTAASYYDSNDADRFYAEIWGGEDIHIGLYIAETEPIATASRRTVEALAALIDKQLTGSSNESCTIVDLGSGYGGAARHLCQSPRVNVEAINISAVENTRHRELNRAAGLDRQIQVHNASFEAVPLEDACADVVWSQDAILHSGDRQQVMKEAARLLKPGGVMVMTDPMAADGVPSESLSKILERIHLSDLGSPDRYISWANNVGLQHDVWDERTPMLVRHYSRVRDELQRRHDELKLSISPEYLNTMSAGLEHWVEGGKAGRLCWGLMRFHKPKESIP, from the coding sequence TTTCCAAGGCTGCCTCCACTGCAGCTAGTTACTACGACAGCAATGATGCCGACCGCTTTTATGCAGAGATTTGGGGCGGGGAAGACATTCATATCGGGCTCTACATCGCGGAGACGGAACCCATTGCAACCGCGAGTCGTCGCACGGTGGAAGCGCTAGCAGCCCTGATTGATAAACAACTCACTGGCTCCTCCAACGAAAGCTGTACCATCGTGGATCTGGGCTCCGGCTACGGCGGCGCCGCACGTCACCTTTGCCAAAGCCCCAGGGTGAACGTAGAAGCCATCAATATTTCTGCCGTGGAAAATACCCGCCATCGTGAACTCAATCGTGCAGCCGGCTTGGACCGCCAAATCCAGGTCCATAACGCCTCTTTTGAAGCCGTTCCTCTGGAGGATGCCTGCGCAGATGTGGTCTGGAGCCAGGATGCCATCCTTCACTCGGGAGATCGCCAACAGGTGATGAAAGAGGCCGCCAGGCTTCTCAAGCCTGGCGGCGTAATGGTGATGACTGACCCCATGGCGGCCGATGGTGTGCCCTCAGAATCACTTTCCAAGATCCTTGAGCGCATTCACCTCTCCGATCTGGGCTCTCCAGACCGATATATTAGCTGGGCTAATAATGTTGGGCTGCAACACGACGTTTGGGATGAGCGCACGCCAATGCTGGTCCGTCATTATAGCCGTGTTCGAGACGAGCTCCAACGGCGTCATGATGAGCTGAAACTGAGCATTAGCCCTGAGTACCTCAACACAATGAGCGCAGGTCTTGAGCATTGGGTTGAGGGAGGCAAAGCTGGGAGGCTCTGCTGGGGACTGATGCGATTCCACAAACCAAAAGAGTCAATCCCTTGA